A genomic stretch from Erysipelothrix sp. HDW6C includes:
- a CDS encoding metal ABC transporter permease, giving the protein MSSTQVEIILIASVVALSCSLLGVFLVLKKMAMMSDAITHTILLGIVIGFFITHDFNSPLLIIGAAITGVLTVYLIEMLQRTRLLSEESSIGVVFPLLFSIAIILITRYAGSVHLDTDAVLLGEISFAPFDRMMIFGLDIPKSLFTGIVILGVDALFVLIFFKELKLTSFDPLLAATLGFAPVLLHYALMTLISVTAVGAFNAVGSVLVIAFMIGPPITAFLLTHDLKKLIGISSLFAVFNAVVGYFFAMYFDVSIAGSMALITGLSFGVVFLFSPREGLLSTKVRRKHQKREFAELTVLFHLFNHEASEDEAEEAGVWSIYEHLNWSQAKIQKIIEALESKRLILIDRDVIKLTELGREMSIDYANSIFDR; this is encoded by the coding sequence ATGAGCTCAACACAAGTTGAAATAATCTTAATTGCATCCGTTGTAGCACTCTCGTGCTCTTTGCTTGGCGTGTTTTTGGTACTAAAAAAGATGGCCATGATGAGTGATGCGATCACCCATACAATCTTACTTGGAATTGTCATCGGTTTCTTTATAACACATGACTTTAACTCACCGTTGTTGATCATCGGTGCAGCGATAACAGGTGTTCTGACTGTCTACCTAATTGAAATGCTCCAACGGACGCGGCTTCTCTCAGAAGAATCCTCGATTGGTGTTGTGTTTCCCTTATTATTCAGTATCGCGATAATCTTGATTACACGTTATGCGGGTTCTGTCCATCTTGATACCGATGCTGTACTCCTTGGTGAAATATCCTTTGCACCCTTTGATCGAATGATGATCTTTGGGCTCGATATTCCCAAGAGTCTATTTACAGGTATTGTTATATTGGGTGTGGACGCCTTATTTGTGTTGATATTCTTTAAAGAATTAAAACTTACAAGTTTTGATCCATTGCTAGCAGCCACTTTAGGATTTGCTCCTGTGTTGTTGCATTATGCATTAATGACGCTTATATCCGTCACTGCAGTTGGGGCGTTCAATGCCGTTGGTTCAGTACTGGTTATTGCATTTATGATTGGACCACCAATCACTGCATTCCTCCTAACGCATGATTTAAAGAAGTTAATTGGAATCAGTTCATTGTTTGCTGTATTTAATGCAGTAGTAGGGTACTTCTTCGCAATGTACTTTGATGTTTCGATTGCCGGAAGTATGGCACTCATTACAGGATTATCATTCGGAGTCGTATTCTTATTTTCGCCACGCGAAGGATTGCTTTCAACCAAAGTGCGACGCAAACATCAAAAAAGGGAATTTGCAGAACTTACGGTTCTCTTCCATTTATTCAACCATGAAGCAAGTGAAGATGAAGCTGAAGAAGCAGGTGTTTGGAGCATTTATGAACATCTAAATTGGTCTCAAGCAAAGATTCAAAAAATTATCGAAGCGTTGGAGTCAAAACGTCTCATTCTCATTGATCGTGATGTTATCAAACTAACGGAACTGGGTCGAGAAATGAGCATTGACTACGCAAATTCAATTTTCGACCGTTAA
- a CDS encoding D-2-hydroxyacid dehydrogenase encodes MRIIVPENIKLDIPNVEYYGTEILNPETVDVFVGNIGVFNAYRDQLENVKYIQLLSAGYDSLELKGLENKVVCNARGAYSGPIAEYTVAYLLSIYRQHDAFKQSQKDHRWNRDIPVTTLYGKQVAYLGAGDIAFETQSRLKPFGVSSIAVNSNGREVPGFDAFFALNDLQQALSDADIVICSLPLNPHTDGLLGSEQFAMMKEGSIFVNVGRGPVVKSKDLLEALEENVAYAILDVFEKEPVPMDDPIWDHPRVIMTPHVSGDAQESVIKLQNLLTQNILLFQNGETPKNQIN; translated from the coding sequence ATGAGAATCATTGTACCTGAAAATATAAAATTAGACATTCCGAATGTTGAGTATTATGGAACGGAAATCTTAAATCCGGAGACGGTTGACGTATTTGTTGGTAATATTGGGGTCTTTAATGCCTACCGTGATCAATTAGAAAACGTCAAATATATCCAATTACTATCTGCGGGTTATGACAGTTTAGAACTAAAAGGGTTGGAGAATAAAGTGGTGTGTAATGCGCGTGGTGCCTACAGTGGGCCTATTGCTGAATATACTGTTGCATACCTCCTTTCGATTTACAGACAACACGATGCATTTAAGCAAAGTCAAAAAGACCATAGATGGAATCGTGATATTCCAGTTACAACCCTTTATGGTAAGCAAGTAGCGTATCTTGGTGCAGGAGACATAGCCTTTGAAACACAATCGCGATTGAAACCATTTGGCGTTTCCAGTATTGCTGTTAATAGTAACGGTCGTGAGGTACCTGGATTTGATGCATTCTTTGCGCTCAATGATTTACAACAAGCATTAAGTGATGCGGATATTGTGATTTGTTCACTTCCGCTAAACCCCCACACAGATGGTTTGCTGGGAAGCGAACAATTCGCAATGATGAAAGAAGGCAGTATCTTTGTGAATGTCGGACGTGGACCCGTCGTTAAATCAAAGGATCTTCTTGAAGCACTGGAAGAAAATGTCGCATATGCAATTTTGGATGTATTCGAAAAAGAACCGGTTCCAATGGACGACCCTATATGGGACCATCCTCGAGTTATTATGACACCACATGTATCAGGCGATGCACAAGAGAGTGTAATAAAACTTCAAAACCTTCTAACTCAGAACATACTACTGTTTCAAAATGGTGAAACACCTAAAAATCAAATCAATTAA
- a CDS encoding flotillin family protein produces MNWVAVGIGVAVVLIVVIVTTGYVKASPDIAFIITGFRKNVRYVIGRSAVMIPFLEKKDYLILKLVQVDIRTESAVPTQEFINVRVDGVANVKIDKQSDLIERAAENFLNKDDKYIAAIAQQVLEGNMREIIGQMKLTELVHNRDVFAQKVQESTEDELGRMGLIVVNLTIQNFVDDNQVIENLGIDNITKIKKEAAIAKAQSTRDIAIAQSESDKEANDARITAETEIEQKNTDLEIKKSQLKDIAERERARADIAYQIATEQSRKALEIERENAEIAKAEKQSERLDKEIEIQERKLSAEVGKVAEADRYREQQIADAKAYAIEKEAEAMAKKAIAVRELGLAEADVMRQKAEAQNVLNQQALATRVIDLLPEMIGSLSAPLNNVDTITMYGEGNVSQFMGDQVKSMESVFSGVKQATGLDLAEIMQGKIIAEATGDAIGKGLHSEIVNHDEVKVEE; encoded by the coding sequence ATGAACTGGGTCGCAGTAGGAATTGGAGTAGCAGTCGTACTTATTGTTGTGATTGTTACCACAGGATATGTCAAAGCATCACCTGATATTGCATTTATTATTACAGGATTTAGAAAGAATGTTCGCTATGTTATTGGACGTTCTGCAGTGATGATTCCTTTTTTGGAAAAGAAAGACTATTTGATTCTAAAACTCGTACAAGTTGATATTCGTACAGAATCAGCAGTGCCAACACAAGAGTTTATCAACGTTCGTGTTGATGGTGTTGCCAACGTTAAGATTGATAAGCAATCCGATTTGATTGAGCGCGCTGCAGAAAACTTCTTAAATAAAGATGATAAATATATTGCAGCAATCGCCCAACAAGTCCTTGAAGGGAACATGCGTGAGATTATTGGACAAATGAAACTCACTGAACTTGTTCATAACCGTGATGTCTTTGCACAGAAGGTGCAAGAATCAACCGAAGACGAACTCGGACGTATGGGACTTATTGTTGTTAACTTGACCATTCAAAATTTTGTCGATGACAATCAAGTGATCGAAAACCTTGGTATTGATAACATTACAAAGATTAAAAAAGAAGCTGCCATTGCAAAGGCACAAAGTACGCGTGATATTGCCATTGCCCAATCAGAGTCTGACAAAGAGGCAAATGATGCACGTATAACAGCAGAAACAGAAATTGAACAAAAGAATACAGACCTCGAAATCAAGAAATCACAACTCAAAGATATAGCGGAACGTGAACGTGCGCGTGCTGATATTGCCTATCAAATCGCCACAGAACAATCACGTAAAGCATTAGAAATTGAACGTGAGAATGCGGAAATTGCAAAGGCTGAAAAGCAATCAGAACGTCTTGATAAAGAGATTGAAATTCAAGAACGAAAACTAAGTGCAGAAGTTGGAAAAGTTGCGGAAGCAGATCGTTATCGTGAACAACAAATTGCGGATGCAAAGGCATATGCAATTGAAAAAGAAGCTGAAGCAATGGCGAAAAAAGCCATTGCGGTTCGAGAACTTGGATTGGCTGAAGCTGATGTTATGCGTCAAAAGGCCGAAGCGCAAAATGTGCTTAACCAACAAGCCCTTGCAACACGCGTTATCGACCTGTTACCTGAAATGATTGGCAGCCTATCTGCACCTTTAAACAATGTAGATACAATTACAATGTATGGTGAAGGAAACGTAAGCCAATTCATGGGTGATCAAGTCAAATCCATGGAATCCGTATTTAGCGGTGTGAAACAAGCAACAGGCTTGGATCTTGCGGAGATAATGCAAGGAAAGATTATTGCTGAAGCCACGGGTGATGCAATCGGAAAAGGATTACATTCTGAGATTGTAAACCATGATGAAGTAAAAGTAGAAGAGTAG
- a CDS encoding MerR family transcriptional regulator: MSEHYFLINEVAKLHNMSKKTLIYYDRIGIFKPDHIDEETGYRYYLREQFPYLKQIMYLKKLDFSLDEIQELLENRQFAPLIDKLSTRLVEVDTEITHLHEMKQDLEYLIDFYQQVQFIDDRDLFKPGIKLFNTRTVIYELCDDQNDKQQVMLAYRKMLRTLISLNIFSQMPYGTIHLAPEESGQDYYQKVGSFISLPHSMGLPNEIEQPRGKYAYMYKKGGYYDESSLNKLLKWIKDNGYTPVGNVYDFSLIDYTFTKSESDMIQEIQIRIE; encoded by the coding sequence ATGAGTGAACATTATTTTTTAATTAATGAAGTTGCTAAATTGCACAATATGAGTAAGAAGACGCTGATCTATTATGATCGCATTGGGATTTTTAAGCCGGATCACATTGATGAAGAAACAGGATACCGATACTATTTACGCGAGCAGTTTCCTTATTTGAAACAAATCATGTACCTAAAGAAGCTTGATTTCTCATTGGATGAGATTCAAGAACTCTTGGAGAATCGCCAGTTTGCACCACTAATTGATAAATTATCGACACGCCTGGTTGAAGTGGACACTGAAATTACCCACCTTCATGAGATGAAACAGGACTTAGAATACTTAATTGACTTCTATCAACAAGTCCAATTCATCGATGATCGGGATCTTTTTAAGCCGGGAATAAAATTATTTAATACAAGAACAGTTATTTATGAGCTCTGTGATGATCAAAATGATAAGCAACAAGTGATGTTGGCATACCGTAAAATGTTGCGAACTTTGATAAGTTTGAACATTTTTTCACAAATGCCGTATGGGACAATTCACCTTGCACCTGAGGAATCTGGACAAGATTACTATCAAAAAGTGGGCTCGTTTATTTCATTACCTCACAGTATGGGTTTACCAAATGAGATTGAACAACCACGTGGAAAGTACGCTTATATGTACAAGAAAGGCGGTTATTATGATGAATCGTCGCTTAATAAATTATTGAAATGGATTAAAGATAATGGCTATACTCCTGTGGGTAATGTATATGATTTTTCACTGATCGACTATACATTTACAAAATCTGAAAGTGATATGATTCAAGAAATTCAAATAAGAATTGAGTAG
- a CDS encoding PTS transporter subunit IIC, giving the protein MKDYTFKDFINKILTGMSVGIVVALIPGALLGELAKAFNWTQVAELTNIATRLLSVVMGLTIAMQFKLTPIQSGTLAITTAIGSGAFKFVDGTLVLGGIGDVINAGLIAGIAVAAMLLIGGRLKAYTILVVPALIITVIGSLGLFTLPYVSSLTGYIGQLVAQFTNFTPVVAGILISMTFALMIVSPVSTAGVAMAISLAGVGSGAANLGICAAGFGLAVAGYKANGFGTSIAHFLGSPKMQMANLIKNPKIMLPILLNAAVTGAFAGILCIQGTPASAGFGISGLIGPLNHLNIVGYTGGNLLITVIAFVAIPVVMSFVSTYIFDNKLKIVSADDYKVDFK; this is encoded by the coding sequence ATGAAGGATTATACATTTAAAGATTTTATCAATAAAATCTTAACAGGTATGAGTGTGGGTATTGTTGTTGCACTGATACCAGGCGCACTCTTGGGGGAATTAGCAAAAGCGTTTAACTGGACACAAGTTGCAGAACTTACAAACATTGCAACACGTTTACTCTCAGTTGTTATGGGGCTAACAATTGCGATGCAATTTAAACTAACACCAATTCAATCGGGAACACTTGCAATTACAACTGCTATTGGTTCGGGCGCATTTAAGTTTGTTGATGGAACATTGGTTCTTGGTGGTATTGGCGATGTTATTAACGCTGGCTTAATTGCTGGAATTGCAGTTGCTGCAATGCTGCTTATTGGGGGCCGACTCAAGGCTTATACCATCTTAGTTGTACCAGCACTTATTATTACTGTCATCGGTAGTTTGGGTCTCTTTACACTTCCATATGTTTCATCCCTTACAGGATATATCGGACAATTGGTTGCACAATTTACAAACTTTACACCAGTTGTAGCAGGTATCTTAATCAGTATGACATTCGCATTGATGATCGTGTCACCAGTATCAACAGCTGGCGTTGCGATGGCAATTTCATTAGCTGGTGTTGGATCGGGTGCTGCAAACTTAGGAATTTGTGCTGCTGGCTTTGGCTTGGCAGTTGCAGGATATAAAGCAAATGGCTTTGGTACAAGTATTGCGCACTTCTTGGGTTCACCAAAAATGCAAATGGCCAATCTTATTAAAAATCCAAAAATTATGTTACCGATCCTATTGAATGCTGCAGTAACCGGAGCATTCGCAGGGATCTTATGCATTCAAGGAACACCAGCAAGTGCTGGATTTGGAATTAGCGGACTCATTGGACCTTTAAATCACTTAAATATCGTTGGATACACCGGTGGAAACTTATTGATAACAGTCATTGCATTTGTTGCGATTCCTGTTGTGATGTCATTTGTTTCAACGTACATCTTTGATAACAAACTTAAAATTGTATCAGCTGATGATTACAAAGTGGATTTTAAATAA
- a CDS encoding D-isomer specific 2-hydroxyacid dehydrogenase family protein, translating into MMKVIAFAVRPDEQAAFEKYTNELGIDMTYVNESLGMENVAMTQGFETVSFLGNCDLSRPVLEILAANGVKFLASRSAGFNNVDMDAVRDLGLRFSNANYSPNCVSDFAVMLILMSIRNMKAIMKRTEINDYSLPGIQGREMHNLTFGVIGTGRIGCETAHSLAGFNGRIIGYDVYENESIKDVLEYVSLDTLFREADVITLHTPLFESTYHIINAENLAKTKPGVVIVNCARGELVDSDALIEYVENGHIGGVGLDVLEGELGIFHNNHRLSTLSNHQLAILERHKNVIVTPHCAFYTDQAVSDMVEVALRSLVSFVENGESSVEIK; encoded by the coding sequence ATGATGAAAGTTATCGCATTCGCTGTTCGTCCTGACGAGCAAGCAGCATTTGAAAAATATACAAATGAATTAGGAATTGATATGACCTATGTTAATGAAAGTCTTGGTATGGAAAACGTAGCAATGACGCAAGGGTTTGAAACGGTATCCTTTCTTGGAAACTGTGATTTAAGCAGACCCGTCCTTGAAATTCTTGCTGCAAATGGTGTCAAATTCTTGGCATCGCGCAGTGCTGGTTTCAACAATGTTGATATGGACGCAGTAAGGGATTTGGGACTTCGTTTCTCAAATGCAAACTATTCACCAAACTGTGTATCAGATTTCGCAGTTATGTTGATCCTTATGTCCATCCGTAATATGAAAGCAATTATGAAACGTACTGAAATCAATGATTATTCACTTCCTGGCATTCAAGGTCGTGAGATGCATAACCTAACATTTGGAGTCATTGGTACCGGTCGTATTGGCTGTGAAACAGCGCACAGTCTTGCTGGATTCAATGGACGAATTATTGGTTATGATGTCTATGAGAATGAAAGCATTAAGGATGTCTTGGAATATGTATCATTAGATACACTTTTCCGAGAAGCAGATGTTATTACATTACACACACCCTTGTTCGAATCAACTTATCACATTATCAATGCGGAAAATCTAGCGAAAACTAAGCCAGGTGTTGTTATTGTAAACTGTGCTCGTGGAGAACTTGTTGACAGTGATGCATTGATTGAATATGTTGAAAATGGACATATTGGCGGTGTTGGCCTCGATGTACTTGAAGGTGAATTGGGAATCTTCCACAATAACCATCGTTTAAGCACCTTGAGTAACCACCAGTTAGCAATCCTTGAACGCCATAAAAATGTCATCGTAACACCACACTGTGCATTCTATACAGATCAAGCGGTGTCCGATATGGTTGAAGTTGCACTGCGCTCACTTGTATCTTTTGTCGAAAATGGCGAAAGCAGCGTCGAAATAAAATAG
- a CDS encoding methylated-DNA--[protein]-cysteine S-methyltransferase, giving the protein MFQYTYQFTTGEYTITERDGAIIAIESVAMPNQTEFETPLIKKCAQEIREYLLGKRIEFTVPYRLEGTDFQIEVWKAIAAIPYGETRSYRSIAEQVGRPRAARAVGTACNRCRLSYLIPCQRVLSSQGLGGYGDNISEKVLLLNLEASTL; this is encoded by the coding sequence ATGTTTCAATACACGTATCAGTTTACAACAGGGGAATATACGATAACAGAACGGGATGGCGCCATTATCGCAATTGAGAGTGTGGCAATGCCAAATCAAACAGAGTTTGAAACCCCGCTTATCAAAAAGTGTGCTCAAGAGATTCGAGAATACCTTCTAGGAAAGCGGATTGAATTTACGGTTCCCTATCGTCTAGAGGGGACTGATTTTCAAATCGAAGTCTGGAAGGCAATTGCCGCAATACCTTATGGGGAGACACGATCCTATCGAAGCATTGCTGAGCAAGTTGGACGGCCACGCGCAGCGCGCGCAGTCGGAACAGCATGCAACAGGTGCCGTCTATCCTATTTGATACCATGCCAACGTGTGTTATCCTCACAAGGATTAGGCGGTTATGGTGATAATATCAGTGAAAAAGTATTGCTCCTCAATTTGGAAGCATCAACACTTTAA
- a CDS encoding GAF domain-containing protein, protein MTLIEQQTQALIEGETDHIAILSNISALLNEMLVDINWVGFYLFEEEHLILGPFQGKVACVHLYPGKGVCSAALEKRKTLCVEDVHAFPGHIACDSASNSELVVPMFVDGKPYGVLDIDSPTIGRFSQEDAKTMEGVVMLLTNHFAQ, encoded by the coding sequence ATGACACTTATTGAACAGCAAACACAGGCTTTAATTGAGGGAGAAACGGATCACATTGCCATTCTTTCAAATATATCTGCACTTCTGAATGAGATGTTGGTGGATATAAATTGGGTAGGTTTTTATCTCTTTGAAGAAGAGCATCTTATTCTTGGACCTTTTCAAGGCAAGGTAGCGTGTGTTCACCTTTATCCTGGTAAAGGCGTATGTTCTGCAGCACTTGAAAAAAGAAAAACGCTCTGTGTGGAGGATGTTCACGCGTTTCCGGGCCATATTGCTTGTGACTCTGCATCAAACAGCGAATTAGTTGTCCCGATGTTTGTTGATGGGAAACCGTACGGTGTTCTGGATATTGATTCACCAACCATCGGACGATTCTCGCAAGAAGATGCCAAGACAATGGAAGGTGTCGTGATGTTGCTCACAAATCACTTCGCACAATAA
- a CDS encoding DUF1307 domain-containing protein: MKKISMMLVMLLMLAGCGTSQKEKTTVCLNDTAYLAYDSSEQIFESKGDVVRHMRTKSVLSMEKNFGVNADEFIEIAQPGFDEINKLEGVHVSIEKIDDSTIYDKMEIDFDTADFKQLAKLGLVQLDESDATFISLLRSVSMLEETGFTCTAE; encoded by the coding sequence ATGAAAAAAATAAGCATGATGCTCGTAATGTTATTAATGCTAGCGGGTTGTGGTACATCGCAAAAAGAAAAGACAACGGTTTGTCTCAATGACACGGCGTATTTGGCATATGATTCAAGTGAGCAAATTTTTGAATCGAAAGGGGATGTCGTTCGTCACATGAGAACGAAGTCAGTGCTCTCAATGGAGAAAAACTTCGGGGTTAATGCCGATGAGTTTATTGAAATTGCACAACCAGGGTTTGACGAAATTAACAAACTGGAAGGTGTACATGTATCCATAGAAAAAATTGACGATTCAACAATTTATGACAAAATGGAGATTGACTTTGATACTGCCGATTTTAAGCAACTTGCAAAACTAGGTCTTGTTCAACTCGATGAAAGCGATGCAACATTTATCTCGTTGCTACGTTCGGTCTCGATGCTTGAAGAAACTGGTTTCACCTGCACGGCAGAATAG
- a CDS encoding AAA family ATPase produces MATLIILRGNSGSGKTTVAKQLQHEISGAMRISQDEVRRDVLGVGDGQGNLSVNLMEKMAQYGSEHCPVVIVEGILKTWVYRDMLETMISFFDTTISVYFKVSFAETVVRHQTKPNCDDFGEAELISWWNEDDRLGYDDELEIDDAMTLSESVKMILKRYKEIR; encoded by the coding sequence ATGGCAACGCTTATCATTCTTCGTGGTAATTCTGGGAGTGGAAAGACCACCGTTGCAAAACAACTCCAACATGAAATATCCGGTGCGATGCGAATATCCCAAGATGAAGTGCGTCGTGATGTTTTAGGTGTTGGCGATGGACAGGGTAATTTAAGTGTCAATTTAATGGAAAAGATGGCACAGTATGGTAGTGAACATTGCCCTGTGGTTATCGTTGAAGGTATTTTAAAGACGTGGGTTTATCGTGACATGCTAGAAACCATGATATCTTTCTTTGACACAACCATCAGTGTTTACTTTAAAGTATCGTTTGCTGAAACAGTTGTACGTCATCAGACAAAGCCGAATTGTGACGATTTTGGTGAGGCAGAACTGATAAGCTGGTGGAATGAAGATGACCGTTTGGGCTATGATGATGAACTTGAAATTGATGATGCCATGACACTCAGTGAAAGTGTAAAAATGATCTTGAAAAGATACAAGGAGATACGATGA
- a CDS encoding nuclear transport factor 2 family protein, with translation MNVLNEYIAATNTHDFDNLNPLVADAAVYYFSNTTVDTRQAIREYFENAWATIVDEYYSATDVECITSTETVCVYLYTYNYEGFISGKFVRGSGRATNVFQYIDNRWQLVHEHLSAKPSI, from the coding sequence ATGAACGTTCTCAACGAATACATCGCAGCAACGAATACACATGATTTCGACAACCTTAATCCCTTGGTTGCAGATGCTGCAGTTTATTATTTTAGTAATACGACAGTCGATACCCGTCAAGCCATCAGGGAATATTTTGAAAATGCATGGGCTACAATTGTTGATGAATATTATAGTGCAACTGATGTCGAATGTATCACAAGTACAGAAACAGTGTGCGTCTATTTGTACACATATAATTATGAAGGTTTCATATCCGGTAAATTTGTAAGAGGTTCAGGCCGTGCTACCAATGTATTTCAATATATTGATAATCGATGGCAACTTGTTCATGAGCACCTTAGCGCAAAACCAAGCATTTAG
- a CDS encoding GNAT family N-acetyltransferase, whose translation MNIRALERSDLHDIHRLNNLKSVMSYWFEEPYESTDELHSLYEKHIHDNTERRFVIEDNGVFAGVIELVEISFLHRNCEIQVAVFPEHEGKGLASRAMAKGIEYAFNILNLHKVYLYVDVDNEKAVNIYKKLGFELEGCLKEQFFAAGSYHDSYYMGLLVGQFKDTDENLELEN comes from the coding sequence ATGAACATACGAGCATTAGAACGCAGTGATCTTCATGATATTCACCGTTTAAATAACCTCAAGAGTGTGATGTCATATTGGTTTGAAGAACCCTATGAGTCAACAGATGAGCTGCACAGTCTTTATGAGAAACACATTCACGATAACACCGAACGTCGGTTTGTTATTGAAGATAATGGTGTATTCGCAGGTGTCATAGAGTTGGTAGAAATATCCTTTTTACACCGAAACTGTGAGATTCAAGTTGCAGTTTTTCCCGAGCACGAAGGAAAAGGTTTAGCAAGTCGCGCAATGGCAAAAGGAATCGAGTATGCTTTTAATATTTTAAACTTACATAAAGTGTATCTCTATGTTGATGTCGATAATGAGAAAGCAGTCAATATCTATAAGAAACTCGGTTTTGAGTTAGAAGGCTGTTTGAAAGAACAATTCTTTGCTGCAGGTTCGTACCATGATAGTTATTATATGGGGCTATTGGTTGGTCAGTTTAAGGATACGGATGAAAATTTAGAATTGGAGAACTGA
- a CDS encoding uracil-xanthine permease family protein: MKKSETIMGYLPDEKPSLGKMILFAIQQILVMFPATVMVALLTGFHVSTTIFASGFATLCFLFITKGKIPLYYGSSFSYITAIVGITGGASGAIAMGNVAPDHLISQAQFGIIASGLVSILAGFVVNKFGQEKIEKFLPATVTGSIAIIIGLSLAGSAMTGAIGYNEVANTMDMNSVIVAFVTLTATVIFSVYVKKGILGQLPILLGIGVGYILALSLGMIDFSGVMANGVFSLPHFTLPEPNMAAIWAIMPIAIATIPESTAHVFQLDIYVNNLAKKMGSKKKYDIENKLGSNLIGDGVADIVSAAIGGPAGTNYGENISTMAITNNFSVYVLGAAAVLAMIISFFSPLAAIVTSVPASVINGAGIYLFGVIGAQGIAIIINKEVDLFDPKNLAIIAIILVVGLGGNFAFPGGMIPIGTMQLPAIATASILGILFNILLNFREIFLGRK; the protein is encoded by the coding sequence ATGAAGAAATCAGAAACAATCATGGGGTATCTACCCGATGAAAAACCATCTTTGGGGAAGATGATCCTGTTCGCAATTCAGCAAATACTTGTTATGTTCCCTGCGACAGTAATGGTAGCCTTACTAACAGGATTCCATGTATCCACAACAATCTTTGCAAGTGGATTTGCAACATTGTGCTTCTTGTTTATTACAAAAGGCAAGATTCCATTGTACTATGGATCAAGTTTTTCATATATTACGGCTATTGTTGGTATCACGGGTGGTGCAAGTGGTGCGATTGCCATGGGAAATGTTGCACCGGACCACTTAATCAGCCAAGCACAGTTTGGAATTATTGCATCCGGACTTGTGTCAATTCTTGCGGGATTTGTTGTGAATAAATTTGGTCAAGAAAAAATTGAAAAATTCTTACCAGCAACCGTAACCGGTAGTATCGCTATTATTATTGGTCTTTCACTTGCGGGAAGTGCAATGACGGGTGCTATTGGCTATAATGAAGTCGCAAATACAATGGACATGAACTCGGTGATCGTCGCATTTGTTACGCTGACTGCAACTGTTATCTTTTCTGTTTATGTTAAAAAGGGAATTCTTGGTCAGTTGCCAATTCTCTTGGGAATTGGGGTTGGGTATATTTTAGCCTTATCACTTGGAATGATTGATTTCAGTGGAGTCATGGCGAATGGAGTGTTTTCTTTGCCGCACTTTACTTTACCAGAACCGAATATGGCAGCGATTTGGGCGATTATGCCAATTGCGATTGCAACAATTCCTGAATCAACTGCGCATGTTTTCCAACTCGATATTTATGTGAATAACTTGGCAAAGAAAATGGGTTCAAAAAAGAAATATGACATTGAAAACAAACTTGGATCAAATCTAATTGGTGATGGGGTTGCCGATATTGTCAGTGCTGCAATTGGTGGTCCTGCTGGGACAAACTATGGCGAGAATATCTCAACCATGGCCATTACCAATAATTTCTCGGTCTATGTACTAGGTGCCGCAGCTGTGTTAGCAATGATAATCTCATTCTTCAGTCCATTGGCTGCTATCGTAACTTCAGTTCCTGCATCGGTTATTAACGGTGCTGGTATCTACTTGTTTGGTGTTATTGGTGCTCAAGGGATTGCGATTATTATCAACAAGGAAGTCGACCTCTTTGATCCAAAGAATTTAGCAATCATCGCGATTATCTTGGTAGTTGGATTGGGTGGAAACTTCGCCTTCCCTGGAGGAATGATTCCAATTGGAACAATGCAACTTCCTGCCATTGCTACCGCATCAATCTTGGGAATTTTATTCAATATCCTCTTAAATTTTAGAGAAATATTCTTAGGTAGAAAATAA